The genomic stretch CGATCCGCTCCGTAAACCCGAGTTCACGGAGCCGTTCGCGGACGCGCATCACGTCCGCCTCGTCCGCCCAGTCCCGGGTGTAGACGTAGATGACCGACCGCTCGTCGCGCGAGTCCGGGTTCGGCTTCGCCGTGCTGACTTTCGCGGAGATCCCAAGGGTTCCCTTCACCGTCTCGTCCCGGATCTTCCGCCATGCCTCGTCCACCTCATCCGCGGGGGCAAATATGAGCCATTTCCCCACCTGGTCGTCGTCGAGGCCCCGCTCCGAAGGGCCGGGAGCGTCCTGGACGATCCAGTACATCCGGGTCGTCTTCGAGGGGAGGACACCTTCACCATCCCTGAGGGGCGCATAGATCGCATCGATCCCGCCGAACCGGCGGAGGAGCGCATCGGCAAGTTCAGGGTAGTCGTCCCGGAATCTCCCGAAGATCTCGCGGACGTCGGCCTCGAAATCAGCCCCCTGCCCGACGAGTTCGAAGAGGTACGGGCCGCGGAGCCGGAGTTCGCGGTTGAGGTAGATCTCAAAGAGCCCGTACGCGACTTCGGCCAGGGACTCCGGATCGATCTCTTCCATACCTAATGGTAACCGCGGGGAGAGTAAAAAGAATTTTGAAGTGTCACCGGCCAAGCCTTTCTGCAACAAGCTCTGCGGCCCGCTCCCCGGAG from Methanoculleus chikugoensis encodes the following:
- a CDS encoding putative phosphothreonine lyase domain-containg protein, with the protein product MEEIDPESLAEVAYGLFEIYLNRELRLRGPYLFELVGQGADFEADVREIFGRFRDDYPELADALLRRFGGIDAIYAPLRDGEGVLPSKTTRMYWIVQDAPGPSERGLDDDQVGKWLIFAPADEVDEAWRKIRDETVKGTLGISAKVSTAKPNPDSRDERSVIYVYTRDWADEADVMRVRERLRELGFTERIGYKRNIETYRGEYSEEGRKVTYYSA